From Bacteroidota bacterium, the proteins below share one genomic window:
- a CDS encoding transposase, producing the protein MKFEHIIGIDVSKATVDFCILGEVRSDGTLENSPKKLQLFFKSLKLDPRKTLVCLEHTGVYNIHLVEVLCKLGFHVWLESALRIKGQSVWSAGKVIRLMQAESQSMPSFIRNKQISGFRLEKSSNP; encoded by the coding sequence ATGAAATTTGAACACATCATCGGCATTGACGTCAGCAAAGCTACGGTCGACTTCTGCATTCTTGGCGAGGTTCGGTCCGACGGGACTTTGGAAAACAGTCCCAAAAAGCTTCAACTATTCTTCAAGAGTCTAAAGCTCGATCCCCGAAAGACACTTGTTTGTCTGGAGCATACGGGAGTCTATAATATTCACTTGGTAGAAGTGCTTTGCAAACTTGGATTCCATGTTTGGTTAGAATCAGCACTTCGGATAAAAGGTCAATCGGTATGGTCCGCGGGAAAAGTGATAAGATTGATGCAGGCCGAATCGCAAAGTATGCCTTCCTTCATCAGGAACAAGCAAATCTCTGGATTCCGTCTCGAGAAATCATCAAATCCTTAA
- a CDS encoding IS110 family transposase, translating into MVRGKSDKIDAGRIAKYAFLHQEQANLWIPSREIIKSLKSLLSQRARLIKAKLILITPIEELAGLGLKKNLATLKRSFRSSLAALKNDIKALTAAIHKVILSDEKLKELFSYITSVPNIGPITAAKILVSTDEFNKIIDAKKYACHVGVAPFEHTSGTSLKGKSRVSHLADKEMKTMLHLASLSSISRSGEFKDYFDRRVKEGKNKMLVINAIRNKLIHRIFACVKEKRNYVKKGLQVA; encoded by the coding sequence ATGGTCCGCGGGAAAAGTGATAAGATTGATGCAGGCCGAATCGCAAAGTATGCCTTCCTTCATCAGGAACAAGCAAATCTCTGGATTCCGTCTCGAGAAATCATCAAATCCTTAAAGAGCCTGCTATCACAAAGAGCTCGTCTCATTAAGGCAAAGCTTATCCTGATTACCCCGATTGAAGAGCTGGCAGGTCTTGGCTTAAAGAAGAATCTAGCTACTTTAAAGCGAAGCTTTCGATCCTCATTGGCAGCGCTGAAGAACGACATCAAAGCTTTGACGGCAGCTATTCACAAAGTGATCCTTAGCGATGAAAAATTGAAGGAACTTTTTAGCTACATCACTTCCGTTCCGAATATCGGCCCAATCACGGCTGCCAAGATCCTGGTGTCAACTGACGAGTTCAATAAGATCATCGATGCTAAGAAATATGCCTGTCATGTCGGCGTCGCCCCTTTTGAGCACACATCCGGAACAAGCCTGAAGGGTAAAAGCAGAGTATCCCACCTTGCGGACAAGGAAATGAAAACCATGCTGCACCTTGCGTCCCTAAGTTCGATCAGCAGGTCCGGAGAGTTTAAAGATTACTTCGATCGAAGGGTGAAAGAAGGAAAGAACAAAATGTTAGTGATCAATGCCATCCGAAACAAGCTTATACACCGCATATTCGCCTGTGTTAAGGAAAAGAGAAATTATGTGAAGAAAGGCTTGCAAGTGGCATAG
- a CDS encoding anthranilate synthase component I family protein, whose product MSQRRIIRLPGVPDRAELLRRLSDEPVLMLLDSNKALQEQPDRFSRYDLLLAFGVDEQVAAGERPFERLQERIATTGDWWFGHFSYELKNRIERLKSEHPDPIGFPELFFFRPRVVLVVRGGEAWLEVSGLMEESAAESIVRRILDPGNESPAIATRVLIEPTVSRENYGYNFQKLQEHIARGDIYEVNYCVPFEGIAVSFDPISTYSRLTSLSPMPFSGYYRENDRHLLCASPERFLCKRGNQLHSQPIKGTARRHSDPEADRAVRVALANDPKEQSENVMIVDLVRNDLSRHAAKGSVHVEELFGVYSFRNLHQLISTVSAELREGHSSIAALRDCFPMGSMTGAPKIRAMELIEACENRKRGLYSGAIGYFAPEGDFDFNVVIRSIQYNAVNRLVSYTAGSAITARAEADREYDECLLKAESMRLAVGSRQ is encoded by the coding sequence ATGTCGCAGCGCAGGATCATTCGCCTTCCCGGAGTTCCGGATCGAGCTGAACTGCTGCGTCGATTATCCGACGAACCGGTATTGATGCTGCTCGATTCGAATAAAGCCTTGCAGGAGCAGCCAGACCGATTCAGCCGGTACGATCTTTTGCTAGCCTTTGGCGTAGACGAACAGGTAGCGGCCGGTGAGCGTCCGTTCGAGCGCTTGCAGGAGCGTATTGCGACTACAGGCGACTGGTGGTTCGGGCATTTTTCCTACGAGTTGAAGAACCGGATCGAACGATTGAAATCGGAACATCCGGATCCGATAGGGTTTCCGGAACTTTTCTTCTTTCGTCCCCGCGTAGTGCTGGTAGTACGAGGCGGCGAAGCCTGGCTAGAAGTGTCCGGTCTGATGGAGGAATCGGCTGCCGAATCGATTGTACGAAGGATCCTGGATCCCGGCAACGAATCTCCGGCTATTGCCACACGCGTCCTGATCGAGCCCACCGTATCCAGGGAAAACTATGGATACAACTTCCAGAAATTGCAGGAGCACATCGCGCGCGGCGATATTTATGAAGTCAACTATTGCGTCCCCTTCGAAGGAATCGCGGTATCCTTTGACCCGATCAGCACCTATTCCCGACTGACCTCCCTCTCCCCGATGCCGTTTTCCGGATACTACCGGGAGAACGACCGGCACCTGCTGTGTGCCAGTCCGGAGCGGTTCCTGTGTAAGCGCGGCAATCAGTTGCATTCGCAACCGATCAAAGGAACGGCACGCAGGCACAGCGACCCGGAAGCAGACCGCGCGGTACGAGTCGCATTGGCGAACGATCCGAAAGAACAGTCGGAAAATGTCATGATCGTCGACCTCGTACGCAACGACCTTTCCCGCCATGCCGCGAAAGGCAGCGTACATGTGGAGGAGTTGTTTGGCGTTTACAGCTTCCGGAACCTGCACCAACTCATCTCCACCGTGAGCGCGGAGTTGCGCGAAGGGCATTCGTCCATTGCCGCTCTTCGCGATTGTTTTCCTATGGGATCCATGACCGGCGCGCCGAAGATCCGCGCGATGGAACTCATCGAAGCCTGCGAGAACCGCAAGCGCGGACTGTACTCCGGAGCGATCGGCTACTTTGCACCTGAGGGTGATTTCGATTTCAATGTGGTCATCCGGAGCATCCAGTACAATGCCGTGAATCGATTGGTTTCGTATACAGCGGGAAGCGCGATAACCGCGCGCGCCGAAGCAGATCGCGAGTACGATGAGTGCTTGTTGAAGGCGGAGAGTATGCGGTTGGCGGTAGGCAGTAGGCAGTAG
- the lnt gene encoding apolipoprotein N-acyltransferase, whose product MSSLLVFFRRFGTALLTGLLLWLSWPERGFTPLIFGAFVPLLWLERQIERSKDSRKGWRFFGWSFLALGTWNGLTTWWIWNSTDVGAIVALGLNTLFMCVPWAAFHLTKRSHGPATGYLSLIFYWIGFEYLHLNWDISWPWLTLGNVFATHPEWVQWYEYTGTLGGSLWVLGVNLLIFQIIKNVFGRELLAKLRRINTLVLSANMVGLILLPLFFSVWRYQRVSDKGEPVNVVVVQPNIDPYNEKFNGTGSAQVAKLLQLASTEADSSTDLIIGPETALPDGLWEEQIGIDKDVRTIRTWLQDYPNASFLAGLSSYKQYQAGEAVSATARKFKDADAYYDAYNSAMLLDRNGNLQLYHKSRLVPGVEKMPYPKLFGFLEDYAIELGGTSGSLGMQKNRTNFETASGLKIAPAICYESIYGDFLRAYFRGGAGFLAVITNDGWWGNTPGYRQHFEYARLRAVEFRKCVARSANTGISCFINQRGDVVAQSGWWEDAVLKHTLLANDRVTFYARHGDYIGFLCAFLAVSLLAFVLFRKLISRSR is encoded by the coding sequence ATGTCCTCCCTTCTTGTCTTTTTCCGTCGGTTCGGCACCGCTTTGTTAACCGGACTGTTGTTGTGGTTGTCGTGGCCGGAACGTGGCTTCACACCCTTGATCTTTGGGGCATTCGTGCCCTTGCTCTGGCTGGAGCGGCAGATTGAGCGCTCGAAGGATTCGCGCAAAGGCTGGCGTTTCTTTGGCTGGTCCTTTCTGGCGCTGGGAACCTGGAACGGATTGACCACCTGGTGGATCTGGAATTCGACGGATGTCGGGGCGATCGTAGCGCTGGGTTTGAACACCTTGTTCATGTGTGTTCCCTGGGCTGCGTTTCATTTGACAAAACGCTCGCATGGTCCGGCCACGGGGTATTTGTCACTCATCTTTTACTGGATCGGATTCGAATACCTGCACCTGAACTGGGACATCTCCTGGCCCTGGCTGACGCTGGGCAATGTCTTTGCCACACATCCGGAATGGGTGCAGTGGTACGAGTACACCGGTACGCTGGGCGGTTCGCTCTGGGTGTTGGGGGTGAACCTGTTGATCTTTCAGATCATCAAGAACGTCTTCGGACGCGAACTGCTGGCCAAGCTGCGCCGGATCAACACCCTGGTGTTGTCGGCCAACATGGTGGGCCTGATCCTGCTGCCCTTGTTCTTCTCGGTCTGGCGTTATCAGCGTGTGAGCGACAAGGGCGAGCCGGTGAACGTGGTCGTGGTGCAGCCGAACATCGATCCGTACAACGAAAAATTCAACGGCACCGGCTCGGCGCAGGTGGCCAAGCTGCTGCAGCTCGCTTCGACCGAAGCCGATTCGAGCACCGACCTGATCATCGGACCGGAGACGGCCTTGCCGGACGGCTTATGGGAGGAACAGATCGGGATAGACAAAGACGTGCGCACGATCCGGACCTGGCTACAGGATTATCCGAACGCCTCGTTCCTCGCCGGTTTGTCATCCTACAAACAATACCAGGCCGGTGAAGCGGTGAGCGCCACCGCGCGCAAGTTCAAAGACGCGGACGCTTACTATGACGCTTACAACAGCGCGATGCTGCTCGACCGGAACGGCAATCTTCAATTGTACCATAAGTCGCGGCTGGTCCCCGGCGTGGAGAAGATGCCTTATCCGAAGCTCTTCGGCTTTTTGGAAGACTACGCGATTGAGCTTGGGGGCACTTCCGGCAGCCTGGGCATGCAAAAGAACCGTACGAACTTCGAGACTGCATCCGGCTTGAAGATCGCGCCGGCGATCTGCTATGAATCCATTTACGGCGACTTCCTGCGCGCCTACTTCAGGGGCGGCGCGGGCTTTTTGGCGGTGATCACCAACGACGGCTGGTGGGGCAACACCCCGGGTTATCGTCAGCACTTCGAATATGCGCGCCTGCGCGCGGTTGAATTCCGGAAGTGTGTCGCACGATCGGCCAACACGGGCATTTCCTGTTTCATCAACCAACGCGGGGATGTGGTCGCGCAGTCAGGCTGGTGGGAGGACGCGGTGTTGAAGCACACCCTGCTGGCCAACGACCGCGTGACCTTTTACGCCCGGCATGGCGATTACATCGGCTTCCTTTGCGCGTTTTTAGCTGTCAGCCTTCTGGCGTTTGTCCTCTTCCGGAAGCTGATTTCCCGGAGCCGTTGA
- the lpdA gene encoding dihydrolipoyl dehydrogenase — protein MNSYDVIVIGAGPGGYVAAIRCAQLGMKTALIERYSTLGGTCLNVGCIPSKALLDSSEHFHNAAHTFKTHGIELKDLQVNFSQMIARKAEVVKQNTEGIKFLMKKNKIDVYHGHGSFVSSTRLSVKADDGKVEELETKNVIIATGSKPASLPGITIDKERVITSTEALSLKEVPKHLIIIGGGVIGLELGSVYARLGAKVSVVEYLDSIIASMDRALGKELQKSLQKLGFEFHLKHKVTGVSVKGKKVTVTGESLDGKALSLEGDYCLVSVGRRPYTDQLGLDKIGITVDERGRIPVNDHMETTVPGVYAIGDVVRGAMLAHKAEEEGVLVAEQIVGQQPHINYRLIPGVVYTWPEVAGVGFTEEELKADGRKYKSGSFPFKASGRARASMDLDGFVKVLADAETDELLGVHMIGPRAADMIAEAVVAMEFRAAAEDIARMSHAHPTYTEAFKEACLAATENRALHV, from the coding sequence ATGAACTCCTACGACGTCATCGTCATCGGCGCCGGTCCGGGTGGCTATGTAGCCGCCATCCGCTGCGCGCAACTGGGCATGAAGACGGCCCTGATCGAACGCTATTCTACCCTCGGCGGCACTTGCCTGAATGTCGGTTGCATTCCGTCGAAAGCCCTGCTCGATTCCTCGGAGCACTTTCACAACGCGGCGCATACGTTCAAGACGCACGGCATCGAGTTGAAAGACTTACAGGTCAACTTTTCGCAGATGATCGCGCGTAAAGCCGAGGTCGTGAAACAGAACACCGAAGGCATCAAATTCCTGATGAAGAAGAATAAGATCGACGTGTATCACGGTCATGGCTCCTTCGTTTCATCGACCAGGCTGAGCGTGAAAGCCGACGACGGGAAAGTCGAGGAACTGGAAACGAAGAACGTGATCATCGCCACCGGATCGAAGCCGGCCAGTCTGCCCGGCATTACCATCGATAAAGAACGCGTGATCACCTCCACCGAAGCCCTTAGCCTGAAAGAAGTACCCAAACACCTGATCATCATCGGCGGTGGCGTGATCGGACTCGAACTGGGTTCCGTGTATGCCCGACTGGGCGCCAAGGTGAGCGTGGTCGAGTACCTGGATTCGATCATCGCTTCGATGGACCGCGCGTTGGGTAAGGAATTGCAGAAGTCGTTGCAGAAACTCGGCTTCGAGTTCCACCTCAAGCACAAGGTCACCGGCGTGAGTGTGAAAGGCAAGAAAGTGACCGTCACCGGCGAAAGCCTCGACGGCAAAGCGCTCTCGCTGGAAGGCGACTATTGCCTGGTGAGCGTGGGGCGTCGTCCGTATACCGACCAACTCGGACTCGACAAGATCGGTATTACAGTAGATGAGCGCGGACGCATTCCGGTGAACGATCATATGGAAACCACCGTGCCCGGCGTCTATGCCATCGGCGATGTGGTGCGTGGAGCCATGCTCGCGCATAAAGCGGAAGAAGAAGGCGTGCTGGTAGCCGAGCAGATCGTCGGTCAGCAGCCACACATCAACTACCGCCTCATTCCCGGCGTGGTCTATACCTGGCCGGAAGTGGCGGGTGTCGGCTTCACGGAAGAAGAACTCAAGGCAGACGGACGCAAGTACAAATCCGGCAGCTTTCCGTTCAAGGCCAGCGGTCGCGCACGCGCCTCGATGGACCTCGACGGATTCGTAAAAGTGCTCGCAGACGCGGAGACGGACGAACTACTCGGCGTTCACATGATCGGACCCCGGGCGGCCGATATGATAGCAGAAGCCGTGGTGGCGATGGAATTCAGAGCAGCCGCCGAAGACATCGCCCGCATGAGCCACGCGCACCCGACGTACACCGAGGCATTCAAGGAAGCCTGTCTGGCAGCGACGGAGAATCGGGCGTTGCATGTGTAG
- the hemH gene encoding ferrochelatase, whose protein sequence is MLHGILLINLGTPDSPATGDVRKYLREFLLDPRVIDINAVGRWLLVNGIIAPFRAPKSAKLYKEIWTEQGSPLLYYTRRQAELLQAALGTNYRVDFAMRYQSPSIQAVLEKFRQSGVSDITILPLFPQYASATTGSVHEKVMETVGRWQAIPEIRFISSYCDLPEFIDGFVALGRKYDPSKYDHVLFSFHGLPERQIRKADDHGHCLKDNCCAELGPRNANCYRAQCFQTARKIAAGLGLSFEQYTVCFQSRLGKDPWVRPYSDDIIRERAKKGDKRLLVFAPAFTSDCLETIHEIGVEYDELFRELGGEKIQLVESLNESELWVRAMRKLVSRH, encoded by the coding sequence ATGCTTCACGGCATTCTACTGATCAACCTGGGTACACCGGATAGTCCCGCCACGGGAGATGTGCGGAAGTACCTGCGGGAGTTTTTGCTGGACCCGCGGGTGATTGACATCAATGCGGTGGGGCGTTGGTTGTTGGTGAATGGCATCATCGCACCATTCAGGGCTCCGAAATCGGCTAAACTGTACAAGGAGATCTGGACCGAACAGGGCTCTCCCCTCCTCTATTACACACGCCGACAGGCGGAGTTATTACAAGCCGCGCTGGGAACCAACTATCGCGTGGATTTCGCGATGCGGTATCAGTCACCGTCGATCCAGGCCGTGCTCGAAAAATTCCGGCAGTCGGGTGTATCCGACATCACCATACTTCCATTATTTCCACAGTACGCTTCGGCAACGACCGGTTCGGTGCACGAGAAGGTGATGGAAACCGTCGGTCGCTGGCAGGCGATCCCGGAGATCCGATTTATCAGCAGCTACTGCGACCTACCGGAGTTCATCGACGGATTTGTCGCGCTGGGCCGCAAGTACGATCCTTCGAAATACGACCACGTATTGTTCAGCTTCCATGGCCTTCCCGAACGGCAGATCCGAAAGGCGGACGATCACGGGCATTGCCTGAAAGACAATTGCTGTGCGGAACTGGGACCGCGCAACGCGAACTGTTACCGTGCCCAGTGTTTCCAGACTGCACGAAAGATCGCGGCGGGACTGGGTCTATCGTTCGAACAGTATACCGTCTGTTTTCAATCGCGGCTGGGCAAAGATCCCTGGGTGCGTCCGTACTCTGACGACATCATCCGCGAGCGCGCCAAAAAAGGCGACAAACGCTTACTGGTGTTTGCTCCGGCATTCACGAGCGATTGCCTGGAAACCATTCACGAGATCGGCGTGGAGTACGACGAATTGTTCCGCGAACTCGGAGGCGAGAAGATCCAGTTGGTGGAGAGTTTGAATGAGTCGGAGCTTTGGGTACGCGCGATGCGTAAGCTTGTGAGCCGGCATTAA